One stretch of Streptomyces hygroscopicus DNA includes these proteins:
- a CDS encoding permease codes for MSSEAQQGRRGTAVESNGVNPVPNAERRGKPRGLFAVWFAWNISILGISYGIFVFGLGLNVWQTIVAGTVGYLISATLVGILAVGGPRTGLPTLAQTRFAFGMKGNRLPAFFAYLSNMGWKVTIITLASTTGANLFAKLWPSVFADTDGSSATATIVLWFVLVLAVTMAVSVLGHELIMKVEVWISWVTGIMTVAFLGFMVPEIEWAHLGDTPAGGPLVFIGGIIMAMTLVGLGFLNYGGDFARYLPRDTPARGVIGWTVAGLSLPVVILLVVGALLVGGDSKLGAATASDPIGALTALLPMWFFVPFSIVIVISLVSAAITGMYSSGLALMAVGVPLRRSVTTSINAIIIAAGAFYLLFISTSFLATFQSFLSLIAVMMGTMGGIQLVDFVRQRRMGWNTDMSNPRGYGGRDGRWTAIVSLIIGTVVGLGLVTSSDPNFGKITGFLLTENGRTGVFGSSGLGIVIALALGAALYAILTFGLRLDPKPDYSLVTAGDAARGKGGLEAPTPDAAGRHAADRTER; via the coding sequence ATGAGCAGTGAGGCTCAGCAAGGTCGTAGAGGCACGGCCGTCGAATCGAACGGCGTCAATCCTGTTCCCAATGCCGAACGGCGCGGGAAACCGCGCGGCCTGTTCGCTGTGTGGTTCGCCTGGAACATCTCGATCCTCGGTATCAGTTACGGCATCTTCGTCTTCGGCCTCGGTCTGAACGTCTGGCAGACGATCGTCGCCGGGACCGTCGGCTACCTCATCTCGGCCACCCTCGTCGGCATCCTCGCGGTCGGCGGGCCCCGCACGGGACTGCCGACCCTCGCCCAGACGCGCTTCGCGTTCGGCATGAAGGGCAACAGGCTCCCCGCGTTCTTCGCCTACCTGTCCAATATGGGCTGGAAGGTGACGATCATCACCCTTGCCTCGACCACCGGTGCGAACCTGTTCGCGAAGCTGTGGCCGTCGGTGTTCGCCGACACGGACGGGTCGAGCGCCACAGCCACGATCGTGCTGTGGTTCGTGCTGGTGCTCGCCGTGACGATGGCGGTCTCCGTCCTCGGCCACGAGCTCATCATGAAGGTCGAGGTCTGGATCTCGTGGGTGACCGGCATCATGACGGTCGCGTTCCTCGGATTCATGGTGCCCGAGATCGAGTGGGCACACCTCGGTGACACCCCTGCGGGCGGACCGCTGGTGTTCATCGGCGGCATCATCATGGCGATGACCCTCGTCGGCCTCGGCTTCCTCAACTACGGCGGCGACTTCGCCCGTTACCTCCCGCGCGATACCCCGGCGCGCGGCGTGATCGGCTGGACGGTCGCCGGGCTCAGCCTGCCGGTCGTCATCCTCCTCGTCGTCGGCGCGCTTCTCGTCGGCGGGGATTCGAAGCTCGGTGCCGCCACAGCGTCCGACCCGATCGGGGCGCTCACCGCGCTCCTGCCGATGTGGTTCTTCGTTCCCTTCTCCATCGTGATCGTCATCTCGCTCGTTTCGGCCGCCATCACCGGCATGTACAGCTCCGGCCTCGCGCTCATGGCGGTCGGCGTACCGCTGCGCCGCTCCGTGACGACCTCGATCAACGCGATCATCATCGCGGCGGGCGCCTTCTATCTGCTGTTCATCTCCACCTCGTTCCTCGCGACGTTCCAGTCGTTCCTGTCGCTCATCGCCGTGATGATGGGCACCATGGGCGGCATCCAGCTCGTCGACTTCGTCCGGCAGCGCCGCATGGGCTGGAACACCGACATGTCGAACCCGCGTGGCTACGGCGGCCGCGACGGGCGCTGGACGGCGATTGTGAGTCTGATCATCGGAACCGTCGTCGGTCTCGGCCTCGTGACGAGTTCCGACCCGAACTTCGGGAAGATCACGGGATTCCTCCTCACCGAGAACGGCCGCACCGGCGTGTTCGGGTCGAGCGGGCTCGGCATCGTCATCGCCTTGGCGCTCGGTGCCGCGCTCTACGCGATCCTCACGTTCGGACTCCGGCTGGACCCGAAGCCCGACTACTCGCTCGTGACCGCGGGAGACGCCGCTCGTGGGAAGGGCGGGCTCGAGGCCCCGACTCCCGACGCGGCCGGCAGGCATGCGGCCGACCGCACCGAACGCTGA
- a CDS encoding LacI family transcription regulator has protein sequence MGARIGLKDVALRAGVSVPTASRVLSGVQRNVDPELALRVRTACEELGYRVNAAARALRIQSTDSLALVVPAIANAYFAELVSAYSRHLDLQGKWLVTIDTGESPETEQRQLGAMDRVLVDAVLVVPAAFERSGAAITELARSNRVVQVDRRARGVEAPSVRLDNAAGVRLLVDHLRARGRRSILMVDAQEDSSSSIERTTAFRALAGPDDRVLEMPNFTVASGIDAAKLLLANPGDTDAIICTADAVALGLLTALQHAGKRVPAEYAITSFDGTYISDTAAPGLTTLGSTAERMVEASLALLDGDSGDVVLKPELVVRGSSG, from the coding sequence ATGGGCGCGCGCATCGGCTTGAAGGACGTAGCGCTGCGCGCGGGGGTGTCAGTGCCGACGGCCAGCCGTGTGCTGTCCGGTGTTCAGCGCAATGTCGATCCTGAGCTGGCGCTGCGGGTGCGGACCGCATGCGAGGAACTGGGCTACAGGGTGAACGCGGCGGCGCGGGCGCTGCGGATTCAGTCGACGGATTCATTGGCGCTTGTCGTTCCGGCGATCGCGAACGCGTACTTCGCGGAGCTGGTGTCGGCGTATTCGCGCCACCTGGATCTGCAGGGCAAGTGGCTGGTGACGATCGACACGGGCGAGAGCCCGGAGACCGAGCAGCGTCAGCTGGGCGCCATGGATCGTGTGCTGGTGGACGCGGTACTCGTGGTGCCTGCGGCGTTCGAGCGCAGTGGCGCGGCGATCACGGAGCTCGCGCGGTCCAACCGTGTCGTACAGGTCGACCGCCGCGCACGAGGCGTCGAGGCGCCGTCGGTACGGCTCGACAACGCGGCGGGGGTCCGCCTGCTCGTGGATCACCTGCGGGCGCGGGGTCGCCGCAGCATCCTGATGGTCGACGCCCAGGAAGACTCCTCTTCGAGCATCGAGCGCACAACCGCGTTCCGCGCGCTTGCGGGGCCGGACGACCGGGTTCTGGAAATGCCCAACTTCACAGTGGCGAGCGGCATCGACGCGGCGAAGCTCCTGCTCGCGAACCCCGGCGACACAGACGCGATCATCTGCACCGCTGACGCTGTCGCGCTCGGCCTGCTGACGGCGCTTCAGCACGCCGGCAAGCGCGTGCCTGCTGAGTACGCGATCACGAGCTTCGACGGCACGTACATATCCGACACCGCCGCGCCGGGGCTCACCACCCTGGGTTCGACCGCCGAGCGCATGGTCGAGGCATCCCTCGCGCTCCTCGACGGCGACAGCGGTGATGTCGTCCTGAAACCCGAGCTCGTGGTCCGCGGTTCCAGCGGCTGA